A stretch of Arachis hypogaea cultivar Tifrunner chromosome 15, arahy.Tifrunner.gnm2.J5K5, whole genome shotgun sequence DNA encodes these proteins:
- the LOC112750331 gene encoding coiled-coil domain-containing protein SCD2 isoform X7, whose protein sequence is MPNYHRPFPGGARKLFNIFGSSYCDENAKVEVAAAASQLNRAESEVKALRAMTQNDINSEKMEEVVLKKCWLARYWGLVAKYDICADVAISKYELWSSLAPLPFEFVLSAGQKVKEKCWKKR, encoded by the exons ATGCCCAACTACCACCGACCATTTCCTGGTGGCGCAaggaaattatttaatatatttgggAGTTCCTACTGTGATGAG AATGCAAAAGTTGAAGTGGCAGCTGCTGCGAGCCAGCTAAATAGAGCTGAATCTGAAGTGAAAGCTCTTCGGGCAATGACACAGAATGATATTAACTCAGAAAAAATG GAGGAAGTTGTTCTTAAGAAGTGCTGGCTTGCTCGGTATTGGGGTTTAGTTGCAAAATATG ACATCTGTGCAGATGTTGCAATTTCAAAGTATGAACTTTGGTCATCATTAGCCCCTCTTCCTTTTGAGTTTGTTCTTTCTGCAGGACAAAAAGTTAAGGAGAAATGCTGGAAAAAAAG
- the LOC112750331 gene encoding uncharacterized protein isoform X3 produces the protein MPNYHRPFPGGARKLFNIFGSSYCDENAKVEVAAAASQLNRAESEVKALRAMTQNDINSEKMEEVVLKKCWLARYWGLVAKYGQKVKEKCWKKSRVNREGKEGDEVVCVVRIARKRKCVGRKLAGMRDARRELRWLAKRNGAREGAAVGRGATRWDRRSCGVRCGCATQGGEPR, from the exons ATGCCCAACTACCACCGACCATTTCCTGGTGGCGCAaggaaattatttaatatatttgggAGTTCCTACTGTGATGAG AATGCAAAAGTTGAAGTGGCAGCTGCTGCGAGCCAGCTAAATAGAGCTGAATCTGAAGTGAAAGCTCTTCGGGCAATGACACAGAATGATATTAACTCAGAAAAAATG GAGGAAGTTGTTCTTAAGAAGTGCTGGCTTGCTCGGTATTGGGGTTTAGTTGCAAAATATG GACAAAAAGTTAAGGAGAAATGCTGGAAAAAAAG TCGTGTGAATCGCGAGGGAAAGGAGGGTGATGAGGTGGTATGCGTCGTGCGAATCGCGAGGAAAAGGAAGTGCGTCGGTAGAAAATTGGCGGGGATGCGCGACGCGAGGAGAGAGCTGCGGTGGTTGGCTAAGCGGAACGGCGCAAGGGAGGGAGCTGCAGTGGGCAGAGGCGCCACACGTTGGGACAGAAGGAGTTGTGGCGTTCGGTGCGGCTGCGCAACGCAAGGAGGGGAGCCACGGTAG
- the LOC112750331 gene encoding uncharacterized protein isoform X5, giving the protein MTQNDINSEKMEEVVLKKCWLARYWGLVAKYDICADVAISKYELWSSLAPLPFEFVLSAGQKVKEKCWKKSRVNREGKEGDEVVCVVRIARKRKCVGRKLAGMRDARRELRWLAKRNGAREGAAVGRGATRWDRRSCGVRCGCATQGGEPR; this is encoded by the exons ATGACACAGAATGATATTAACTCAGAAAAAATG GAGGAAGTTGTTCTTAAGAAGTGCTGGCTTGCTCGGTATTGGGGTTTAGTTGCAAAATATG ACATCTGTGCAGATGTTGCAATTTCAAAGTATGAACTTTGGTCATCATTAGCCCCTCTTCCTTTTGAGTTTGTTCTTTCTGCAGGACAAAAAGTTAAGGAGAAATGCTGGAAAAAAAG TCGTGTGAATCGCGAGGGAAAGGAGGGTGATGAGGTGGTATGCGTCGTGCGAATCGCGAGGAAAAGGAAGTGCGTCGGTAGAAAATTGGCGGGGATGCGCGACGCGAGGAGAGAGCTGCGGTGGTTGGCTAAGCGGAACGGCGCAAGGGAGGGAGCTGCAGTGGGCAGAGGCGCCACACGTTGGGACAGAAGGAGTTGTGGCGTTCGGTGCGGCTGCGCAACGCAAGGAGGGGAGCCACGGTAG
- the LOC112750331 gene encoding coiled-coil domain-containing protein SCD2 isoform X9 gives MPNYHRPFPGGARKLFNIFGSSYCDENAKVEVAAAASQLNRAESEVKALRAMTQNDINSEKMEEVVLKKCWLARYWGLVAKYGQKVKEKCWKKR, from the exons ATGCCCAACTACCACCGACCATTTCCTGGTGGCGCAaggaaattatttaatatatttgggAGTTCCTACTGTGATGAG AATGCAAAAGTTGAAGTGGCAGCTGCTGCGAGCCAGCTAAATAGAGCTGAATCTGAAGTGAAAGCTCTTCGGGCAATGACACAGAATGATATTAACTCAGAAAAAATG GAGGAAGTTGTTCTTAAGAAGTGCTGGCTTGCTCGGTATTGGGGTTTAGTTGCAAAATATG GACAAAAAGTTAAGGAGAAATGCTGGAAAAAAAG
- the LOC112750331 gene encoding uncharacterized protein isoform X1, producing MPNYHRPFPGGARKLFNIFGSSYCDENAKVEVAAAASQLNRAESEVKALRAMTQNDINSEKMEEVVLKKCWLARYWGLVAKYDICADVAISKYELWSSLAPLPFEFVLSAGQKVKEKCWKKSRVNREGKEGDEVVCVVRIARKRKCVGRKLAGMRDARRELRWLAKRNGAREGAAVGRGATRWDRRSCGVRCGCATQGGEPR from the exons ATGCCCAACTACCACCGACCATTTCCTGGTGGCGCAaggaaattatttaatatatttgggAGTTCCTACTGTGATGAG AATGCAAAAGTTGAAGTGGCAGCTGCTGCGAGCCAGCTAAATAGAGCTGAATCTGAAGTGAAAGCTCTTCGGGCAATGACACAGAATGATATTAACTCAGAAAAAATG GAGGAAGTTGTTCTTAAGAAGTGCTGGCTTGCTCGGTATTGGGGTTTAGTTGCAAAATATG ACATCTGTGCAGATGTTGCAATTTCAAAGTATGAACTTTGGTCATCATTAGCCCCTCTTCCTTTTGAGTTTGTTCTTTCTGCAGGACAAAAAGTTAAGGAGAAATGCTGGAAAAAAAG TCGTGTGAATCGCGAGGGAAAGGAGGGTGATGAGGTGGTATGCGTCGTGCGAATCGCGAGGAAAAGGAAGTGCGTCGGTAGAAAATTGGCGGGGATGCGCGACGCGAGGAGAGAGCTGCGGTGGTTGGCTAAGCGGAACGGCGCAAGGGAGGGAGCTGCAGTGGGCAGAGGCGCCACACGTTGGGACAGAAGGAGTTGTGGCGTTCGGTGCGGCTGCGCAACGCAAGGAGGGGAGCCACGGTAG
- the LOC112750331 gene encoding coiled-coil domain-containing protein SCD2 isoform X6 translates to MPNYHRPFPGGARKLFNIFGSSYCDENAKVEVAAAASQLNRAESEVKALRAMTQNDINSEKMEEVVLKKCWLARYWGLVAKYDICADVAISKYELWSSLAPLPFEFVLSAGQKVKEKCWKKRALRWSAVV, encoded by the exons ATGCCCAACTACCACCGACCATTTCCTGGTGGCGCAaggaaattatttaatatatttgggAGTTCCTACTGTGATGAG AATGCAAAAGTTGAAGTGGCAGCTGCTGCGAGCCAGCTAAATAGAGCTGAATCTGAAGTGAAAGCTCTTCGGGCAATGACACAGAATGATATTAACTCAGAAAAAATG GAGGAAGTTGTTCTTAAGAAGTGCTGGCTTGCTCGGTATTGGGGTTTAGTTGCAAAATATG ACATCTGTGCAGATGTTGCAATTTCAAAGTATGAACTTTGGTCATCATTAGCCCCTCTTCCTTTTGAGTTTGTTCTTTCTGCAGGACAAAAAGTTAAGGAGAAATGCTGGAAAAAAAG GGCGTTGCGGTGGTCAGCAGTCGTGTGA
- the LOC112750331 gene encoding coiled-coil domain-containing protein SCD2 isoform X8, translating to MPNYHRPFPGGARKLFNIFGSSYCDENAKVEVAAAASQLNRAESEVKALRAMTQNDINSEKMEEVVLKKCWLARYWGLVAKYGQKVKEKCWKKRALRWSAVV from the exons ATGCCCAACTACCACCGACCATTTCCTGGTGGCGCAaggaaattatttaatatatttgggAGTTCCTACTGTGATGAG AATGCAAAAGTTGAAGTGGCAGCTGCTGCGAGCCAGCTAAATAGAGCTGAATCTGAAGTGAAAGCTCTTCGGGCAATGACACAGAATGATATTAACTCAGAAAAAATG GAGGAAGTTGTTCTTAAGAAGTGCTGGCTTGCTCGGTATTGGGGTTTAGTTGCAAAATATG GACAAAAAGTTAAGGAGAAATGCTGGAAAAAAAG GGCGTTGCGGTGGTCAGCAGTCGTGTGA